The sequence below is a genomic window from Candidatus Eisenbacteria bacterium.
GGGGCCTGGACCGGACACTCTCGAGTCCCTGGATGCCGTCCTCCGCCGTCTCGACCTCGTACCCGGCATGCTCGAGCTGGAGCTTGAGCACCTTCCTCAGCGAGTCCTCGTCTTCGACGATCAAGATTCTCTCGTGGCTCATGATCCCGCGCTCCGATGTCTATGCCAGGGCCCGCGCTTTTCCCCGCGTATCGGCATGCCCAACCGCACGCGTTAGCGCCCAGGCGATTCCTCGGCACCGAGAAGATAGGCAATCGCCATGCCAGAGTGGATCCTCGGGCCGGATGCGCCACGCGCCCGGAGACCGCGGCGAATCCAGCGACTCTAGAACACCGGCGGCGCGCGGGCGTTCCGGCCCGCTTGCGAAGTGCCATGCTCCGCGATTCCTCGTGGCGGTTTGCATGAGCGCGACCTCGCCGCGCTGAAGCGTGCGATTCGCTCGACCACGCCAAGATCGGAGGCGCGGCTGGGGGTTTTCGCCCGGTGAGGGGACCGGCGGGGCCCATCCTCCTCGCGGGGCGCCTGCTCGCTTCTCAGATCCAGCCGAATGGATCTAGAACGAGTCCAGCTCGGTCGGAGGAGGGCTTCCGCCCTCAGCGAAGAGCGGGAAGTCGTCCAGATTCGGAAGGGCGGCGAGCGCCATCCCGTCGTCCTCGCCGGCTCGAAGCCGGGAGAGGGCGGCCAGCCCGATCATCACCGCGTTGTCGGCGCAGAGGCGCGGAGAGGGGAAGGCCACGTCGGCCTGGAGCCTTTCCCCGAGCGCCGCCATCTTCTGGCGAAGGTGCGAATTGCAGGCGACTCCGCCGCTTATGAGGATCTTCCTCGCCCCCGTGCGCAGGACCGCCGCCTCGACCTTCGCTGTGAGAACGTCGACCAGCGCCGCCTGGAAGCTCGCGCAGACATCGGCGACGAACCGGGCGGACGCGGCGCCGGAGATCCACTCGGGGTCGCGCTCCAGGAAGAGCTTGACCGCGGTCTTCAGCCCGCTGAAGGAGACATCCAGATTCCCCGATTCGAGGTCGAGGTAGGCGCGGGGGAAGGCGAAGGCGTCCCTCCTCCCCTCCCTGGCCATCCGATCGACGACCGGGCCGCCGGGATAGCCCAGGCCGAGCATCTTCGCCACCTTGTCGAACGCCTCGCCCGCGGCGTCGTCCCTGGTCGCGCCGAGGAGTCGGTAGCGGCCCCAGTCCTCGACCAACAGAAGCTCCGTGTGCCCTCCCGAGGCGACCAGGGCGATGAAGGGAGGCTCCCACGCGCGCTCAGCCAGGATCGCGTGGATATGTCCCTCGATGTGGTTGACCCCGACCACCGGGACCCGAAGCGCCAGCGAGAGACCCTTGGCGAGCCCGAGGCCCACGAGCAGGCAGCCGACGAGCCCCGGGCCCTGCGTGACCGCGATCCCCCGGATCGACTTCAGAGAGACGTTCGCATGCTCGAGGGCGACCCGGATCGCCGTCGGCCCCAGGCGGACGTGCTCCCGGGAGGCAAGCTCGGGCACGACCCCTTCGTATTCCCCGTGGACGAGCTGGCTCGAAGCGACGTTCGAGAGGGCTCTGCCACGCTCGTCCAGGATCGCGGCGCAGGTGTCGTCGCAGGAGGTCTCGATGGCCAGGTACATGACGAGCTATGCGGCGGCCCTTTCGAGGACGCGGGTCAGCCGCGCGCGGACTTCGCGCGCAACATCCACGAGCTCGGGCCGTCCGACCTTTCCAAGCTGAACCTCCGGATCGATAGCGGCCACGGTCGAGATCCCGGCGCCTCGCTCGTAGACGATCAGATTGCATGGCAGCAGCAGGCCGATTTCGGTCTCCGCGGTCAGAGCCC
It includes:
- a CDS encoding response regulator; its protein translation is MSHERILIVEDEDSLRKVLKLQLEHAGYEVETAEDGIQGLESVRSRP
- the tsaD gene encoding tRNA (adenosine(37)-N6)-threonylcarbamoyltransferase complex transferase subunit TsaD, with the protein product MYLAIETSCDDTCAAILDERGRALSNVASSQLVHGEYEGVVPELASREHVRLGPTAIRVALEHANVSLKSIRGIAVTQGPGLVGCLLVGLGLAKGLSLALRVPVVGVNHIEGHIHAILAERAWEPPFIALVASGGHTELLLVEDWGRYRLLGATRDDAAGEAFDKVAKMLGLGYPGGPVVDRMAREGRRDAFAFPRAYLDLESGNLDVSFSGLKTAVKLFLERDPEWISGAASARFVADVCASFQAALVDVLTAKVEAAVLRTGARKILISGGVACNSHLRQKMAALGERLQADVAFPSPRLCADNAVMIGLAALSRLRAGEDDGMALAALPNLDDFPLFAEGGSPPPTELDSF